Sequence from the Nymphaea colorata isolate Beijing-Zhang1983 chromosome 9, ASM883128v2, whole genome shotgun sequence genome:
GTTCATGAATGgattttgatttatttgattgcTTACCTAAGGCTTGACCAAGTTTGACAGATTTGGTAGAGAAAATAGAAGGCGATTATAAATCGAGCTCAATTTTAGTAAGTGGTTGCGCGCCTTCAAGTCTAAGCAAGTATAGACATTTGGTGCGAAATGAATTTGGATACATGATGGTCTCAAGTTGGTCATGCTCGTGACTACCAACTTGAGAAAATAAGGTCCAACAACACATTTGGTCGGGTCAGATTTTATATTTCGGATTCGGCAAAAGTGCGATCATATCCTTTTCGGTCCTCAACGTGAAAATGAAGTACATTTCGGTAATTTGACTGTTGTCGGCTGCCGCTCGCACCTAAAATTCACCACTCCCCAATCCCCAAATCAAGGCAGCAGACCTGCCCTGGAAAAATTAAAGCGCCTCAAAAGCACCCCTAGATTTCCTCGATATTCCAACTCTGCCACCGCACTGCTTTTAAACACCTGACTTCTCGGTGGCGCCTCCGACACGAAGcccttctttttcctcctccttctccttcttctcccttctcctgTGCTTCCAGCAGTTCCCTCTTTCGCAGAAGGCAAAAGTACCATGAAGCCCTCCCCGACAAAGCTCATCCTCCTTCAATCCCATCTCCATAAGCTGCAGAAGCAAGGATATTTTCGTCTGTGGCTCCTCGGCTTCATCTCCTTCCTCACCCTTGTCACCTTCGCCACCCTCCTTTGCCGCGACTCCGCGCACCACGGCCACCTCGacctctccctttccctccgcCACCACCGACAGAACCCGTCCTCCGGTCGCGCCGCCGCCATCCCCGCCGACGCCGTCGCGGCGCTCCTCCACTACCTGGGCACTAATGTCACCGGCGGCATGTCGCCGCCTGACGCGCGCATCCTGGCCGGCGTAATGTCCCGGAAGTGCCCCTGCAATCTCCTGGTTTTCGGCCTCAACCACGAAAGCCTACTGTGGAAGACGCTGAACCTCGGGGGCAGAACCGTCTTTCTGGACGAGAGCGAGTTCTGGGTGAAGCGCATGGAGGAGCGGCACCCGGGGATCGAGGCGTACGACGTGCAGTACACGACGAAGGTGGGGGAGATGAAGGCTCTCCGCCGGGGTGCGGTGGCCGCGGCTGCTGGAGACTGCCGGCCGGTGCAGAACCTCCTCTTCTCCGACTGCCCGCTCGCCATCAACGACCTCCCGAACGAGCTGTACGGCGTCGACTGGGACGTCGTCGTCGTGGACGGCCCCCGGGGTTACTCCGCGGCCGCCCCGGGCAGGATGTCGGCCATCTTCACCGCCGGCGTGCTCGCCCGGAGCAAGCGCACCAAAGCCGCCACCGACGTTTTCGTCCACGACTACGCCAGGGAGGTGGAGACGGTGTACAGCCAGGAGTTCCTCTGCGCCGAGAACATGGTGCCGGATTCCTCCACCGAATCGCTCGGCCACTTCCGGATCCCGACGATGCAGCGCGACTCAACTCGGTTCTGCCTTGGTGCCAACGTTACCAAAGGCTCAGGTTAGACAAGAGTCCCTTTTTCCCCCCTTTCTTTTCCCGCTTTTTCGTTGTCCTCTGttgtagagaaagaaaaagagacagagATGATGATGTTGTTGTTGTGATGATGGACGGTCATGGATGGATGGACTtgtac
This genomic interval carries:
- the LOC116260000 gene encoding protein IRREGULAR XYLEM 15, encoding MKPSPTKLILLQSHLHKLQKQGYFRLWLLGFISFLTLVTFATLLCRDSAHHGHLDLSLSLRHHRQNPSSGRAAAIPADAVAALLHYLGTNVTGGMSPPDARILAGVMSRKCPCNLLVFGLNHESLLWKTLNLGGRTVFLDESEFWVKRMEERHPGIEAYDVQYTTKVGEMKALRRGAVAAAAGDCRPVQNLLFSDCPLAINDLPNELYGVDWDVVVVDGPRGYSAAAPGRMSAIFTAGVLARSKRTKAATDVFVHDYAREVETVYSQEFLCAENMVPDSSTESLGHFRIPTMQRDSTRFCLGANVTKGSG